GAATCACCACCTTGCTGCCGAAAGCCGTGTTGATCGTTTGATTGAGCGCCACCCAATTGCCCTCGGCATCGGCCGTGCACAGATGGGTGGTGTGCTTGCCAAAGACGTCGCCCTCCCAGTGGGGCGGCATGCCGTGGGCTGGCACCGCTGTGGTGTGGTCGAGATCAATCTTGGCCGCCAGCTCACGAGCGTATTCCTGCGTCACCAGACCGCGAGGCACGGGCACAAAATCAGGATCACCGAGCCAGTGGGCACGGTCAGCGAAGGCCAGTTTCATGGCTTCGGTGACCACGTGAATCCGACTGCTCGCCTTGAAATGGCGGACGGGGAACTGCTCCAGAATGTTCAGGATCTGCGCCACATGAACACCGCCACTGCTGGGGGGCGGCATGCAGACGAGATCGTAGCCACGGTAGCTGGCGCGGATCGGCTCCCGCTCGATCGCCCGGTAGCCAGAGAAATCAGCGGTCGAGAGCAGGCCACCGTTTTCCTTCATCCAGGCCTCCGTCTGCTGAGCGAAGGGACCGCCATAAAACCAATCCAAACCTTGGTCGGCCAGGGCTCGGTAAGTTTTGGCCAGATCCGTCTGGACCAGGGTTTCACCTTCTTGCCAGGGACTGCCGTCGGGCTTGAGAAAGAGGGCGGCTGAGCTGGGAAAGCGGCGCAGCTTCTCGGCGGTGGCTTTCAGTTTCCGGGCATAGACTTCATCAATGGGAAAACCTTTCTCGGCGAGATCTGCCGCTGGGCGCAGGAGATCTGCGAGGGAAAGGCGACCGTGCTTTTTCAGCGCCAGTTCATAGGCTCGGAGCGCCCCAGGCACAGCGGGGGCGAGGGCCCCTGTTTTACTGGCTTCATCGTCCAGTTTTCCTCCGATGAGATACATGTCGCGATGGGCTTTGGCCGGGGCCGTTTCACGTCCATCAATGGCTGTGAGGCTGCCATCCGCAGCCCGGATGACCAGGAAGCAGCCTCCTCCGATGCCGGAGTTGTGGCCATCCACCACGCCGAGGGTGAGAGCCGCAGCCACGGCGGCATCCACGGCGTTGCCGCCACGGGCATAGGCGGCATGGGCGGCGTCAGAGGCCAGGGGATGGACCGTGGCGACGGCGAATTTGGAAAATCCTGCTTCGGCCTCCGGAGGCGCAGTTTGAGCGATGCTGGAATAGCCAAGTCCGCAGGCAAAAGGGAGTAAAACGATCATTTTCACGCTTCGGATGCTAGCAGGCCCAGGGTAGGGTTTTCACGGAAAAAATGACGGATTCATCCGACCTAGCCCCGGGTGAGAAGACATCACATTTGGGAATTGACCAAAGTCTCAACTTTTTGTTAAAACGAAGTTTCGTCGGTTAGGCACCTTTCATCCCGAAGCTGCGGACCGCTCCAACCACCCGCTCCCGCTCATGCAACGTTCTCACCCATGGACTCAGGTGAAAGCTTTTGCCGTCAGTCTTGCACTGCTTGCCTCTTCATCGGCCTTGCTGGCTGATACGGATTACGATGAAGATGGCTTCAGTGATGTCTGGCAGCAGATATATACCGCCTGGGGGCTGGCCCCCAATGGGGATGAAGACAATGACGGCTGCACCAATTACCTCGAAAGCATTGCCGGAACCAATCCCTGGGACCCGCTGGACTGTGTGAAAGTGGATGAAGCCACGGTCCTTGAGAATGAGGTGGTGATTCGGATGGCCTCGAAGCCCGGTAAGTTTTACCGACTGCTCAGCAGCGCCTCGCCGGGTGGGCCGGGCTGGACGAGTGAGGGGGAAGAACTCACAGGCACTGGGGAAATTCTCGAATTCATCACCCCACAATCAGGCGGTTCCTCACGCCGGTTTTTCAGAGTCGAGACCTATGACAAAGACAGTGATGGGGACGGCGTGGAAGATTGGGCTGAAGCCATGACCGGTACCGACCCGGCTGAGTCGAATACCCTGACCAATGCCTCCGGTGGCTCCAAATCCGATGGTGAGGTGCTGAAAAGCCTGTTCGCACTGTCCTTCGCAGCGGTGGAGTCGGACAGTGAAGCCATTGAAAAGGAAGGCCAGACGGCACGCATTCGCCTCAGCCGACCTGCCGAGGTCAGTGCCACGGCGCTGACGGTGGACTTCAGTCTTTCGGATAATCCAGATCCGGCCAAGGGGTCGGCCAGCGGCAATGATTTCACCTTGAGCGTGACTCAGCCAGGCGGAGCGGTGGTGGGCACAGGCAGCGGCCAAGTAACGATCCCGGCTGGAGTGAGTACGATGGACATCATCGTCAATGCCACGGCCGATAGCGCTGCGGAGGTTCCTGAGCTGCTGACCATGCATCTTCAGCGGCCTGGGGAGGGCTTCGCTAATGTGCCGCTGGCGGCCACCGCCATGATCAAGGATGCTGACCCTGTGAATGAGGCCAATCGCACCTTGTTCGTCGCCTATCTGGGGAAAGAAGCGGGCGTGAACACGAACGCCACCGGCATTGCCACGGCTCTGGTGAATGGAGACAACGATGGAGCTGAGATCAGCCTCATGTTCAGCAATCTCACCTCGGCCCAAAACACCGCGTATCTGCGCATCGAGAACGACGACATCATCAACGTGGGGCTGGGGCAGGTGAGCGGGCGTGAATGGGCCATCCGCGCAGCCAGCATCAAGCTCACCGACCAAGCCATGCTGAATGCCCTGTATGCCGGCCAGCTCTACATCAGCATCACCACGGCAGACAATCCCACCGGGGAGATCCGCGGTTACTTCAACCGAGCCACCGGTTCGACCGATTTTACCTACAATCCGAATCTCCATGGCGCTCCCAC
The DNA window shown above is from Prosthecobacter debontii and carries:
- the ggt gene encoding gamma-glutamyltransferase, which produces MIVLLPFACGLGYSSIAQTAPPEAEAGFSKFAVATVHPLASDAAHAAYARGGNAVDAAVAAALTLGVVDGHNSGIGGGCFLVIRAADGSLTAIDGRETAPAKAHRDMYLIGGKLDDEASKTGALAPAVPGALRAYELALKKHGRLSLADLLRPAADLAEKGFPIDEVYARKLKATAEKLRRFPSSAALFLKPDGSPWQEGETLVQTDLAKTYRALADQGLDWFYGGPFAQQTEAWMKENGGLLSTADFSGYRAIEREPIRASYRGYDLVCMPPPSSGGVHVAQILNILEQFPVRHFKASSRIHVVTEAMKLAFADRAHWLGDPDFVPVPRGLVTQEYARELAAKIDLDHTTAVPAHGMPPHWEGDVFGKHTTHLCTADAEGNWVALNQTINTAFGSKVVIPGTGVLLNNEMDDFAVQPGVPNAFKLVGAEANAIAPGKRPLSSMSPTLVFKDGQPILTVGAAGGPTIITQTLLLISHVIDDGMGPNAALKEPRFHHQWNPDELKIESQVPAEVLQQLEQMGHQLAPSPSFGACQAILKDTQRNLLIPAHDPRVPGKASGQ